A genome region from Rhizobium sp. N324 includes the following:
- a CDS encoding SDR family NAD(P)-dependent oxidoreductase has translation MQKNAPDFSLEGKVTLVTGASRGIGRACALACAAAGSDIVLGVRDVAASAGLVAELEGLGRKVLAVELDLPNKAHIAQAVDAALGTFGRIDVLVNNVGVAPGNLAELVEEKDLDEILDVNIKGTFLMTQAVGRHMIKRNGGRIINISSQAGTVALRGEAIYCMSKAAINHLTRCLAAEWAAYNITVNTVSPTFIHTDGTAPFLSDAGNRKATLDHIPLGRIGETDDVVGAVVFLASPAASLITGANLLVDGGWSVA, from the coding sequence ATGCAGAAGAATGCGCCGGACTTCAGCCTTGAGGGCAAGGTGACTTTGGTGACGGGGGCGAGCCGTGGCATCGGGCGAGCTTGCGCGCTTGCCTGTGCCGCGGCAGGCTCGGATATTGTCTTGGGGGTGCGCGATGTCGCGGCGTCGGCGGGACTGGTTGCCGAACTCGAGGGGCTGGGACGGAAAGTCCTCGCTGTTGAACTGGATCTTCCCAACAAGGCCCATATCGCCCAAGCCGTCGATGCAGCGCTTGGTACATTCGGCCGGATCGATGTCCTCGTCAACAATGTCGGCGTGGCTCCCGGCAATCTCGCGGAACTCGTTGAGGAGAAGGACCTTGACGAGATCCTCGACGTCAACATCAAGGGCACCTTTCTGATGACGCAGGCAGTGGGGCGTCACATGATCAAGCGCAATGGCGGCCGGATCATCAACATCAGCTCGCAGGCCGGCACCGTGGCGCTGCGCGGCGAGGCCATCTATTGCATGAGCAAGGCGGCAATCAATCACCTGACGCGCTGCCTTGCCGCCGAATGGGCTGCCTACAATATCACCGTCAACACCGTATCGCCGACCTTCATTCACACCGATGGCACAGCACCGTTTCTCTCCGATGCCGGAAATCGCAAAGCGACGCTCGATCACATTCCACTCGGCCGGATCGGTGAAACCGACGATGTGGTGGGCGCCGTCGTCTTCCTGGCATCGCCGGCGGCAAGCCTGATCACCGGCGCCAACCTGCTGGTGGACGGTGGATGGTCCGTCGCCTGA
- a CDS encoding IS1182 family transposase has product MMVGDDLFEGLPVHGARRSAQVGRGAARMREPVRDQIELRAVDIDSLIGQDHAVRVIWNYVEGLDLSTLEDRIKAREHRPGHPPISPRLLLALWLYASSDGVGSARALERQCGSHDVYRWLCGGVSVNYHTLSDFRVGCADLLDRLLAEHLAALAGAGLVTLDCLAQDGVRVRASAGAASFGRKATLDRHLSIAEAVVDQLKHEVDARSDASTRRIEAARERAARERGERLRAAQVALDEIERHRQAREEKRGNGKKPKEPRASSTDAQARVMKMADGGFRPGYNVQVASTAGEQFVVGLEVTNAGSDRGLMRPMLERLRALSGHLPRRYLADGGFGSAEDIEWAHGEGVEVFCPPTQSKHGTDPFLPRRGDGPGVSAWRARMASEAGKAQYKPRSICECVHARWRNWNLRQLTVRGIEKVQAVVLCYALTNNILQGHRLAKG; this is encoded by the coding sequence ATGATGGTGGGCGACGACCTGTTCGAAGGATTGCCGGTGCATGGAGCGCGGCGAAGTGCTCAGGTGGGACGCGGAGCGGCGCGCATGCGTGAGCCGGTGCGCGATCAGATCGAGTTGCGTGCCGTCGATATCGACAGCTTGATCGGCCAGGATCATGCGGTGCGGGTCATTTGGAACTATGTCGAGGGACTGGATCTGAGCACGCTCGAAGATCGGATCAAGGCGCGTGAGCACCGGCCAGGCCATCCACCGATTTCGCCACGGCTTTTGCTGGCGCTGTGGCTCTATGCCAGCAGCGACGGCGTCGGCAGCGCGCGGGCGCTGGAACGGCAGTGCGGGAGCCACGACGTCTATCGCTGGCTGTGCGGCGGTGTCTCGGTGAACTATCACACACTGTCGGATTTTCGGGTTGGTTGCGCCGATTTGCTCGACCGGCTGCTTGCCGAGCATCTGGCGGCGCTTGCCGGTGCCGGCCTCGTCACTCTCGATTGTCTGGCGCAGGATGGCGTGCGGGTCCGGGCAAGCGCGGGTGCGGCCTCGTTCGGCCGCAAAGCGACGCTTGATCGGCATCTTTCCATTGCCGAGGCGGTTGTGGATCAGCTCAAGCACGAGGTCGATGCGCGTTCGGATGCCAGCACTCGGCGCATCGAGGCGGCCAGGGAGCGGGCGGCGCGCGAGCGCGGCGAGCGGCTCAGAGCAGCCCAGGTCGCTCTTGACGAGATCGAGCGCCATCGCCAGGCGCGCGAAGAAAAGCGCGGCAATGGCAAAAAGCCGAAGGAGCCGCGCGCCTCCAGCACGGATGCACAGGCGCGGGTGATGAAGATGGCCGACGGCGGCTTCCGCCCGGGTTATAATGTGCAGGTTGCGAGCACGGCCGGTGAGCAGTTCGTGGTCGGGCTCGAGGTGACCAATGCCGGCTCCGATCGCGGCCTCATGCGGCCGATGCTGGAGCGGTTGCGCGCGCTAAGCGGCCATCTGCCGCGGCGCTATCTCGCCGATGGCGGCTTTGGCAGCGCTGAAGATATCGAGTGGGCGCACGGCGAAGGGGTTGAGGTCTTTTGTCCGCCCACTCAGTCCAAGCACGGAACCGATCCCTTCTTGCCGCGCCGCGGCGACGGTCCGGGTGTGTCGGCCTGGCGGGCCCGCATGGCAAGCGAGGCGGGCAAGGCTCAGTACAAACCCCGATCGATCTGCGAATGCGTCCATGCCCGCTGGCGCAACTGGAATCTGCGACAATTGACGGTGCGCGGCATCGAAAAGGTCCAGGCCGTCGTGCTCTGCTACGCACTCACCAACAATATCTTGCAAGGCCATCGGCTTGCCAAGGGCTGA